In a single window of the Pseudomonas entomophila genome:
- a CDS encoding TonB-dependent receptor, producing the protein MRHAPTAVSSPRLLVCAIGMAVTTTSAYAADPADPADPAASNAVTLDATSINGKAEQASTEYKVEKAASPKYTAPLVDTPRSVTVIPQQVIKDTNALNLQDALRTVPGITFGAGEGGNPQGDRPFIRGFDAQGDTYLDGVRDTGAQTREIFAIESVEVAKGPNSAIGGRGAAGGTINLVSKRAHLGNSLDGAWTWGSDQTQRYTFDGNYQFSDSVAGRLNLMTHESNVAGRDKVNYDRWGIAPSLAFGLGTPTRVNLDYYHLESDDLPDSGIPYTVPAGGTGNRTSAHPSKPYAGGDHDNFYGMTGRDFRKSRVDIATFAIEHDLTDALTIKNTLRHGNSMQDYILTQPDDSKGNVSNGSVWRRANTRVGNTATTTNQTDLFGEFYVGGLKNSFSTGIELSREESKRSTYDVNTDTTPLTPGPNPAPSTNCTPGMIGASSGYNCTSLANPNPDDPWNGSITRNYAGTDTKSNTRALYVFDTLELTPQWLVNMGLRYDHFDTQYRGYDASGATVVNKQGVASKGSDTSEFITGQLGVVWKPADNGSIYVSYATSATPPGASLGEGMEGNPLGNTTDRSGNLLSSDMEPEETTNYEIGTKWDLLDERLALTAALFRTEKENARVQVGTTTYENVGETRVQGIELSASGKITEKWQVFAGYTYLQARQIDGGALGKANDGNQLPNTPNNSASLWTTYQVTPKFTIGGGAFYVDDVYGNVANTTMVDSYVRYDAMAAYKLTKNIDLQLNVQNLTNEVYYDKAFSTHFANQAAGRTALLTTSVHF; encoded by the coding sequence ATGCGTCACGCGCCAACCGCTGTGAGTTCACCACGTCTGCTCGTCTGCGCAATCGGCATGGCAGTCACCACCACCTCCGCCTATGCCGCCGATCCCGCCGATCCCGCCGATCCCGCCGCCAGCAATGCCGTCACCCTCGATGCCACCAGCATCAACGGCAAGGCCGAGCAAGCGAGCACCGAGTACAAGGTCGAGAAGGCAGCGTCGCCGAAATACACCGCGCCGCTGGTGGACACCCCGCGTTCGGTGACCGTGATCCCGCAGCAGGTGATCAAGGATACCAACGCCCTGAACCTGCAGGACGCCCTGCGCACCGTGCCAGGCATCACCTTCGGTGCTGGCGAAGGCGGCAATCCGCAAGGCGACCGCCCCTTCATCCGCGGCTTCGACGCCCAAGGTGATACTTACCTGGACGGCGTGCGCGACACCGGCGCGCAGACCCGTGAAATCTTCGCCATCGAATCGGTGGAAGTGGCCAAGGGCCCGAACTCGGCCATCGGTGGCCGTGGCGCCGCCGGCGGCACCATCAACCTGGTGAGCAAGCGCGCCCACCTGGGCAACTCGCTGGACGGCGCCTGGACCTGGGGCAGCGACCAGACCCAGCGCTACACCTTCGACGGCAACTACCAGTTCAGCGACAGCGTAGCCGGGCGCCTCAACCTGATGACCCACGAGAGCAACGTAGCCGGCCGCGACAAGGTCAACTACGACCGCTGGGGCATCGCCCCGTCCCTGGCCTTCGGCCTGGGCACGCCGACCCGCGTCAACCTCGACTACTACCACTTGGAAAGCGATGACCTGCCGGACTCGGGCATTCCGTACACCGTACCCGCAGGCGGCACCGGCAATCGCACCTCGGCCCACCCGAGCAAGCCGTACGCCGGTGGCGACCATGACAACTTCTACGGCATGACCGGCCGCGACTTCCGCAAGTCGCGCGTGGACATCGCCACCTTCGCCATCGAGCACGACCTGACCGACGCGCTGACCATCAAGAACACCCTGCGCCACGGCAACAGCATGCAGGACTACATCCTCACGCAACCCGACGACAGCAAAGGCAACGTCTCCAACGGCAGCGTCTGGCGCCGTGCCAACACCCGCGTGGGCAATACCGCCACCACCACCAACCAGACCGACCTGTTCGGCGAGTTCTACGTGGGCGGCCTGAAGAACAGCTTCTCCACCGGCATCGAGCTGAGCCGAGAGGAGAGCAAGCGCTCCACCTACGATGTCAACACCGACACCACCCCGCTGACGCCCGGCCCGAACCCTGCGCCCAGCACCAACTGCACCCCTGGCATGATCGGCGCCAGCAGCGGCTACAACTGCACCTCGCTGGCCAACCCGAACCCGGACGATCCGTGGAACGGTTCCATCACACGCAACTACGCCGGCACCGACACCAAGAGCAACACCCGCGCGCTGTATGTGTTCGACACCCTGGAGCTGACCCCGCAGTGGCTGGTGAACATGGGCCTGCGTTATGACCACTTCGACACCCAGTACCGTGGCTACGACGCTTCCGGCGCAACCGTGGTGAACAAGCAAGGCGTTGCCTCCAAGGGCAGCGACACCAGCGAGTTCATCACCGGCCAGTTGGGCGTGGTCTGGAAACCAGCCGACAATGGCAGCATCTATGTATCCTATGCCACCTCCGCGACACCACCTGGCGCCTCGCTCGGCGAAGGCATGGAAGGCAACCCGCTGGGCAACACCACCGACCGCTCCGGCAACCTGCTGAGCAGCGACATGGAGCCGGAAGAGACCACCAACTACGAGATCGGCACCAAGTGGGACCTGCTCGACGAGCGTCTGGCCCTGACCGCCGCGCTGTTCCGCACCGAGAAAGAAAACGCCCGCGTACAGGTCGGCACTACAACTTACGAAAACGTCGGCGAAACCCGCGTGCAAGGCATCGAGCTGTCGGCCAGCGGCAAGATCACCGAGAAGTGGCAGGTGTTCGCCGGCTACACCTACCTGCAAGCCCGCCAGATCGACGGCGGTGCGTTGGGCAAGGCCAACGACGGCAACCAGTTGCCGAACACGCCGAACAACAGCGCCAGCCTGTGGACCACCTACCAGGTCACGCCGAAGTTCACTATCGGTGGCGGCGCCTTCTATGTGGATGACGTGTACGGCAACGTGGCCAACACCACCATGGTCGACAGCTACGTGCGCTATGACGCCATGGCCGCCTACAAGCTGACCAAGAACATCGACCTGCAACTGAACGTGCAGAACCTCACAAACGAGGTCTACTACGACAAGGCGTTCTCCACTCACTTCGCCAACCAGGCGGCGGGCCGGACCGCACTGCTGACCACCAGCGTGCACTTCTGA
- a CDS encoding Fe2+-dependent dioxygenase, producing MLLHIPGLFDADEISRIREALEQADWADGKVTAGYQSAKAKHNLQLPEGHALAKEIGNALIDRLWCNPLFMSAALPHKVFPPLINCYREGGNFGFHIDNALRQPKGSPERIRTDLSSTLFLSDPDSYDGGELVIQDTFGVQQVKLAAGDMVLYPGTSLHKVNPVTRGARYAAFFWTQSLVREDSQRTLLFEMDNAIRQLTADVPEHPSLLQLTGTYHNLLRCWAEV from the coding sequence ATGCTGCTTCATATTCCCGGGCTGTTCGACGCCGACGAGATCTCGCGTATTCGCGAGGCCCTGGAGCAGGCCGACTGGGCCGATGGCAAGGTGACTGCCGGTTACCAGTCGGCCAAGGCCAAGCACAACCTGCAACTGCCAGAGGGCCATGCGCTGGCCAAGGAGATCGGCAACGCGCTGATCGACCGCCTTTGGTGCAACCCGTTGTTCATGTCGGCGGCCTTGCCGCACAAGGTGTTCCCGCCGCTGATCAATTGCTACCGCGAGGGCGGCAACTTCGGCTTCCACATCGACAATGCCCTGCGCCAGCCCAAGGGCAGCCCGGAGCGCATCCGCACCGACCTGTCCTCGACCCTGTTTCTCAGTGACCCGGACAGCTACGACGGCGGTGAGCTGGTGATCCAGGACACCTTTGGCGTGCAGCAGGTCAAGCTGGCGGCCGGCGACATGGTGCTGTACCCCGGCACCAGCTTGCACAAGGTCAACCCGGTCACCCGTGGCGCGCGCTATGCGGCGTTCTTCTGGACCCAGAGCCTGGTGCGCGAGGACAGCCAGCGCACCCTGCTGTTCGAAATGGACAACGCCATCCGTCAACTCACGGCGGATGTGCCTGAGCATCCGTCGCTACTGCAACTCACTGGCACCTACCACAATCTGCTGCGCTGCTGGGCCGAGGTCTGA
- a CDS encoding tetratricopeptide repeat protein, with protein MSYPLRREQVVDVAGLKAMLEHSPGQAAQAILAAAAQGVVEAQALLGQILLDGHGIEEDAVVARRWFGIAAQGGSAMAHNMLGRCLEHGWGGEVNLVQSAIHYAHAADAGLDWGMYNLGNLLATGRGVPANQPQALACYEKAAQMGHAKSMNLYGRYLEQGIAIAASPARALRWYRRSAEAGDFRGMFSLAQVLVERGQMAEAEPWFERARELGNLKFLHSAVAILRAGGSLMATQAHLFTREIERRGVAGEMLRD; from the coding sequence GTGTCCTACCCATTGCGTCGTGAACAGGTGGTGGATGTCGCCGGCCTGAAAGCCATGCTCGAGCACAGCCCCGGCCAGGCCGCGCAAGCAATCCTGGCGGCGGCGGCGCAGGGCGTGGTCGAGGCGCAGGCGTTACTGGGGCAGATCCTGCTGGATGGGCACGGCATCGAGGAGGATGCCGTGGTCGCTCGGCGCTGGTTCGGCATCGCCGCCCAGGGCGGCAGCGCCATGGCCCACAACATGCTTGGGCGCTGCCTGGAGCATGGCTGGGGTGGCGAGGTGAACTTGGTACAGTCGGCCATTCATTATGCTCACGCGGCTGACGCCGGCCTGGACTGGGGCATGTACAACCTGGGCAACCTGCTGGCCACCGGGCGTGGCGTGCCGGCCAATCAGCCCCAGGCGCTGGCGTGCTACGAGAAGGCCGCGCAGATGGGGCATGCCAAATCGATGAACTTGTATGGACGTTACCTGGAACAGGGTATCGCCATCGCCGCCAGTCCCGCGCGGGCGCTGCGCTGGTATCGGCGCTCGGCCGAGGCAGGCGACTTTCGCGGGATGTTCAGCTTGGCGCAGGTGTTGGTAGAGCGCGGGCAGATGGCCGAGGCCGAGCCCTGGTTCGAGCGGGCTCGAGAGCTGGGCAATCTGAAATTCTTGCACAGCGCGGTTGCCATCCTGCGTGCTGGCGGTTCGCTCATGGCCACTCAGGCGCACCTTTTCACCCGCGAGATCGAGCGCCGTGGCGTGGCCGGGGAAATGCTGCGCGATTAA